DNA from Brassica napus cultivar Da-Ae chromosome C4, Da-Ae, whole genome shotgun sequence:
GGAAAATGCACCGGCCTTAGGCCTTGAGTAAATAGGTAAttttagagcatgtttatccgGGATTTTTAGTGAGGTTCTTAGTGCGTGGGTCCCCAAAAAATTCTTAAGGATCGGttacaaaaaatactaattaagAACCGATTTTAATGAGTTTTTTACACTATTCGCGGGCCCCACTGACTCTCGGCGACCCGTGATTGgtttcctttttaattttttttagacaaaaaaaaaacctaaaaacccCAATGagataaacatgctcttaggGCTCCATTATGTCAATGTATGGTATAGCTTAGTGGCTTGGTTACATCATCTTAAACAGTATCCCAAATTACGATTCCCTTTGGTGAATATAGAATATTTTGCATGCATATATCTTTAGTGTTATCAAAACTacgttttcttttaataatctACCCATCCATCTCtattttcatttattgttaTGAATATCAACATTTTTTAATGTTGAAACTTATTCTCTATGTGATATTTAagttatatataactttttttttttgctaactaaGTTATATATAACTTTCCCACCAAAAGTATAATTTCttcttattaaatttatataactttcaataaaaactttaaaatccCAAATAAAATGTCAATTTTCCTATCTGTCgacttatttaaaatttagttattaaattaatattgcTATTTTTATTActcatgtttttaaataatagattttatcatttggaatatattaaaaattaaaatttgaattttttatttataattagttatttttaatcATCTAAATAAATAGGAATTAATAAATTCagttattttgacatttatagTATTGCTACTagttaataaaaatgttaaaatattaaaaaaaatctttgtaaaatgttttagaacattttttcaaaaatgaaaattttaaatgaattatttttgCCTCAGGCACCTCATACTCTAGGCACGTCACTGACAACATGACAAGACTATGGAAGTAAAGACTAAAGGTAAGGAGATCACTGATACATTATCTGCAAGtcatttagaaaaagaaaaaaaaatcactgaAATGAGAGAACGGGGAGAGGGAAGCTAGATCGATCTAGACCGTTGTGATATTGTGTATACACGGCGCAGGTTAGTTCTCTATTATTGTTAGCCCTACCATATCTGACCTTCAGCTACGCCCATATTTAATATTCACGTGCTTCACAAGTATTTAGAAACTATGAATGAAACACAAACTTATTTTGATTATTGACTAACGAGCATTACATGCAAGTTCACTAATCCAACATGAACACAGAAAATATATGAATACATTTCATGTGAGCCTATTTTGTTTATTATGGATAAAAAAGATGATCATAGATATGATTTCATCATTTATTGAGACAATTTGATAAACTTGTGCTTCCGTATGTCCGAATCTTGACTTGTGAAATCAAGATTACGCTAGAATAGAGCCTTTCATCACAGTCACAGCTTTTCCAGTGAGAAAAACTCTATGGTTTTCTTTATCGTAACGAACCTTCAGTGATCCACTCCTCCGTGAAGCCTGAGAACAAAGCTTATTTGTAAACTGTTTGTTCCTTCTTGGCTCTAAAACGTTCAGAAGtttgagagacagagagagatagagaggaaTTAATCACCGAGTAAGCGACGAAATCACACTTATTCATCTTGAGGCTCCAGTAATGTGCTAATGGACAATGTGCACTTCCACACACAGGGTCCTGAGGGAACAAAGAGAGAGCCAAACAAAAAGATTTAAAGTTATAAACATACTTTTAGTGTTCTATTTGAGCCTACAAAAGTAAAATGATGAGGATTTTAAACCTCATCCACTCCTAATCTGGGAGAAAAGAACCGACTACAAAAATCATACACAGATCCTTCTGGAGCAGCAGCTGTAACAATGATCAATTTTCCTGGacattttgaaatttcatcCATGTTTGGCTTTAGTTCAGTGACAGCTTCCCAAGATGGAAGCTCAACCTGTAACCAGATGGATAAAGATAATAATTGGTTTCGGATATGAGagcaaaaatacatttattttagtGCTATTTTGAAGGTGTTTCTCCAAAATATatggaaaatgttttttttttcttaataacgcATACAATGATTTTTTCGGAGACAAATTTATCAGTTGTGGACTTCGTGGTTCCTCGGACATCAACAATGGTAGCTCCGTTCAAGGCTTTGGAAAACATGGACTTGATGTCACTTGAGTTGTATAACTCACAAGTTGGGATCACAGGGAAGTTCATTTCGACCAAGAAAGATCCTCCTTTCACTGATGTATCTGGAACCCGCTTGGTTGTAAGTATACCCGATTGTGTTACAAACTCGACTTTGTCTGAATCAACCAAACCGTTTGAGAAGAGGCTATAAGCAGATGCCAAAGTTCCATGACCACAAAGATCCATCTACAAATTAGTGAACGAGTTTTAATTAACCCCTAgtatatttatcataattaCAAATTAATCCAACGATTAGGACAAGCCGGTCTTTTATCACGTGCAATTGGAGCAGTCAaatcaaaacattattttttaaaaaaaatattattttgaataaatgtataaattaggacctaaacttttattttaattataatttctaaatttatcgCCTgccattttttaaaagtaaaacatatacAGCTTGAaactattaattttaaaaattataccatttctttttaaatatattgttaatatttttattgaataaagtCTAGAAATGGTTTGAAATGaagtaaaattatatcaatCACAAAAGAAATGAAGTCAAAGTTGCCATACCTCGAGTGAAGGGGTAAACCACCGGAGGCGGAAGCGACCATTGTGACCAGAAATAGGAGTCACAAAACAAGTTTCAGAAACATTAAACTCAGCGGCTAGAGACTGAAGCCATGAGTCGTCTCTCTTATGATCCTCTTCAAGAATGCACACTGCT
Protein-coding regions in this window:
- the BNAA04G21450D gene encoding uncharacterized isomerase BH0283; amino-acid sequence: MAIIMNKPVNYFMVDAFTESAFKGNAAAVCILEEDHKRDDSWLQSLAAEFNVSETCFVTPISGHNGRFRLRWFTPSLEMDLCGHGTLASAYSLFSNGLVDSDKVEFVTQSGILTTKRVPDTSVKGGSFLVEMNFPVIPTCELYNSSDIKSMFSKALNGATIVDVRGTTKSTTDKFVSEKIIVELPSWEAVTELKPNMDEISKCPGKLIIVTAAAPEGSVYDFCSRFFSPRLGVDEDPVCGSAHCPLAHYWSLKMNKCDFVAYSASRRSGSLKVRYDKENHRVFLTGKAVTVMKGSILA